A window from Citrus sinensis cultivar Valencia sweet orange chromosome 5, DVS_A1.0, whole genome shotgun sequence encodes these proteins:
- the LOC102629359 gene encoding probable serine/threonine-protein kinase PBL15: MRESSEPSKPWRPFTSKCCSAEGQIIFGNLSRCKTSRSDFSKNIAPMPSFRRLSFSDLSRSSSTRINEDLAHTFGPDLYDFQLSELRAITQNFSSNYLLGEGGFGTVHKGYIDDDLRQGLKAQAVAVKLLDIEGLQGHREWLAEVIFLGQLRHPHLVRLIGYCCEDEERLLVYEFMPRGSLENHLFKRISVSLPWGTRLKIAIGAAKGLAFLHGAENPVIYRDFKTSNILLDSDFTAKLSDFGLAKMGPEGSNTHVTTRVMGTYGYAAPEYISTGHLTTKSDVYSFGVVLLELLTGRRSMDKLRPKSEQNLVDWAKPYLRSSRRLRYIVDPRLAGQYSVKGAKEMAVLALQCISVNPKDRPKMAAVVATLESLLNLKDMAVSCGQWPATQKSTRNGVSPKATRGGNVRKSAPVTQNRKR, translated from the exons ATGAGAGAGTCCTCAGAGCCTTCAAAACCATGGAGGCCATTCACATCAAAATGTTGTTCAGCTGAAggccaaataatttttggCAACTTAAGCCGGTGCAAGACATCGAGGTCTGATTTTTCCAAGAACATTGCTCCGATGCCATCCTTTCGACGCCTGTCTTTCTCCGATTTAAGCCGTTCATCTTCGACGCGTATCAACGAAGATCTTGCCCACACATTTGGACCTGATTTGTATGATTTTCAGCTTAGTGAGTTGCGTGCCATAACTCAAAATTTCTCAAGCAACTACTTGCTGGGCGAAGGCGGCTTTGGGACTGTGCATAAGGGttatattgatgatgatttaAGGCAAGGCTTGAAGGCTCAAGCTGTTGCTGTTAAGCTTTTGGACATTGAGGGCCTCCAAGGACACCGAGAGTGGCTT GCTGAAGTAATATTTCTGGGACAGCTCAGGCATCCACATTTGGTCAGATTGATTGGGTATTGTTGTGAGGATGAAGAAAGACTACTTGTGTACGAGTTTATGCCCAGGGGCAGCTTGGAGAATCACTTATTTAAAA GGATCTCTGTATCATTGCCTTGGGGAACAAGGTTGAAGATTGCCATAGGAGCAGCTAAAGGACTTGCTTTCTTGCATGGAGCTGAGAATCCTGTCATATACCGAGACTTCAAAACTTCCAACATCTTACTAGATTCT GATTTTACGGCTAAATTATCAGATTTTGGACTTGCCAAGATGGGACCTGAGGGATCAAACACACATGTCACTACCCGAGTGATGGGAACTTACGGATATGCTGCCCCAGAATACATCTCAACAG GGCACTTGACAACAAAGAGTGATGTATACAGCTTCGGAGTGGTACTATTAGAACTACTTACGGGGAGAAGATCAATGGATAAATTACGGCCGAAGAGTGAGCAAAATCTCGTGGATTGGGCAAAACCTTACTTGAGAAGCAGCCGGAGGCTGCGGTACATAGTGGACCCGAGACTCGCCGGACAGTATTCCGTCAAGGGAGCGAAGGAAATGGCCGTTCTTGCGTTGCAATGCATAAGTGTGAATCCCAAGGACAGGCCAAAGATGGCAGCAGTTGTCGCAACCCTTGAGAGTTTACTGAATTTGAAGGACATGGCTGTTTCTTGCGGGCAATGGCCAGCTACTCAAAAATCTACTAGAAATGGAGTTTCACCTAAAGCAACTCGAGGTGGGAACGTTAGAAAATCTGCTCCGGTTACTCAAAACCGAAAAAGATAA
- the LOC102625985 gene encoding uncharacterized protein LOC102625985: MKRKMAFNNKPKKTNPSFCQSNLCITLFFIVIFTIPALFLLHTPTNLICTNLATNHNVNKPWSGDLRNAEFAWNRLSFPQNHPSKFTLKIAVFSRKWPISTTPGGMERHAHTLHMALARRGHRVHIFTSPVDNINSPSISHQENDDGSNNKYPLIHFHEGEADKWRYSKAWEQFDEENQREPFDVVHSESVALPHWLARNVTNLAVSWHGIALESLQSGIFQDLTRKPLEPMSLAFNKSLQGVMLKVLNEIRFFNKYAHHVAISDSCGEMLRDVYQIPSERVHVILNGINENEYGVDLSLGQSFRSRIGIPKNASLVLGVAGRLVKDKGHPLLHEAFSKLMVKYPDVYLIVAGSGPWEQRYKDFGHQVLVMGSMSPAELRAFYNAIDIFVNPTLRPQGLDLTLMEAMMSGKPVMASRFPSIKGTIVVDDEFGFMFAPNVESLHKTLEAAVSEGPMSLAQRGEACRQYAASMFTASKMALAYERLFLCIKNETFCDYP, translated from the coding sequence atgaaaagaaaaatggcttTCAACAATAAACCCAAGAAAACAAATCCATCGTTTTGTCAATCTAATCTTTGCATCACCCTTTTCTTCATAGTCATATTCACAATCCCTGCTCTTTTTCTCCTCCACACACCCACTaatctaatttgtacaaatttgGCCACTAACCATAATGTTAACAAGCCATGGTCCGGTGACCTTAGAAATGCAGAATTTGCATGGAACCGTCTCTCGTTTCCTCAGAATCACCCCTCAAAATTCACTCTCAAGATTGCCGTTTTTTCACGAAAATGGCCGATCAGTACCACCCCCGGCGGCATGGAGCGCCATGCACACACATTACACATGGCTCTAGCTCGTAGAGGCCATCGTGTTCATATATTCACATCCCCCGTTGACAACATCAATAGCCCTTCAATATCTCATCAAGAAAATGATGATGGTAGCAATAACAAGTACCCACTAATTCATTTTCATGAAGGCGAAGCTGACAAGTGGAGGTACAGCAAAGCTTGGGAACAGTTTGATGAAGAGAATCAACGAGAGCCGTTCGATGTGGTTCATTCAGAAAGCGTGGCACTTCCCCATTGGCTAGCCCGCAACGTTACGAATCTAGCAGTTTCATGGCACGGTATTGCCTTGGAGAGCTTGCAGTCCGGGATCTTTCAAGACTTGACTCGTAAACCGCTAGAGCCCATGTCTCTGGCTTTCAACAAAAGCTTACAAGGAGTCATGCTAAAAGTACTCAATGAGATTAGATTCTTCAATAAATATGCACATCATGTAGCAATAAGTGATAGTTGTGGGGAAATGCTAAGGGATGTGTACCAAATCCCTAGTGAAAGAGTCCATGTGATTCTGAATGGTAtcaatgaaaatgaatatggGGTTGATTTGTCACTAGGCCAAAGTTTCAGATCAAGAATTGGCATCCCAAAAAATGCAAGTTTAGTGCTCGGCGTCGCGGGGAGATTAGTGAAGGATAAAGGGCACCCCTTACTCCACGAAGCCTTCTCCAAGCTTATGGTAAAATACCCAGATGTGTATTTGATTGTAGCCGGGTCAGGCCCATGGGAGCAGCGGTACAAAGATTTTGGTCACCAAGTTTTGGTCATGGGATCAATGAGTCCAGCTGAGCTTAGGGCTTTTTACAATGCCATTGACATTTTTGTGAACCCAACGCTTAGGCCACAAGGGCTTGATCTTACTCTAATGGAGGCAATGATGAGTGGGAAACCGGTTATGGCATCGAGGTTTCCGAGTATTAAGGGTACcattgttgttgatgatgagtttGGTTTCATGTTTGCTCCGAATGTGGAGTCATTGCACAAGACATTGGAGGCTGCGGTGAGTGAAGGGCCAATGAGTCTTGCACAGAGGGGAGAGGCTTGCCGGCAGTATGCAGCTTCTATGTTTACGGCAAGTAAGATGGCATTGGCATATGAGAGGTTATTTCTTTGTATCAAGAATGAAACATTTTGTGACTACCCTtga